The following proteins are encoded in a genomic region of Natrinema sp. DC36:
- a CDS encoding 2Fe-2S iron-sulfur cluster-binding protein, whose translation MTEYTIEFVGTGETITCTDKETILSRCLEEGIAQEYSCRVGMCLACSAKILEGEVTQPAARGLTDAEAENYALTCMARPQSDLKLDRGKYPPSIEGDLEAGGTNDGAVADD comes from the coding sequence ATGACAGAGTACACGATCGAGTTCGTCGGCACGGGTGAGACGATCACCTGTACCGACAAGGAGACGATCCTGAGTCGGTGTCTCGAGGAGGGCATCGCCCAGGAGTACTCCTGCCGAGTCGGGATGTGTCTCGCGTGTTCGGCGAAGATCCTCGAGGGGGAGGTCACTCAGCCCGCCGCCCGCGGGCTCACCGACGCGGAAGCGGAGAACTACGCGTTGACCTGTATGGCGCGTCCGCAGTCGGATCTGAAACTCGATCGCGGCAAGTACCCGCCGAGCATCGAGGGCGACCTCGAGGCCGGTGGCACGAACGACGGCGCGGTCGCCGACGACTGA
- a CDS encoding uS10/mL48 family ribosomal protein gives MTFVTRLTLQSGDRAALDSIVDDIKTNAERKGAALKGPHSHPPETFSVPQRCRLHADDDREFSSWKYTVFTRELEIHGHDSLARNIASQSFPDSVHIEAEVEQIHGAGRGN, from the coding sequence ATGACCTTCGTCACCCGTCTCACCCTCCAGAGCGGCGATCGAGCCGCGCTCGATAGTATCGTCGACGACATCAAAACCAACGCGGAGCGAAAGGGAGCGGCGCTGAAAGGCCCCCACTCTCACCCCCCCGAGACGTTCTCGGTCCCCCAGCGCTGTCGGCTCCACGCAGACGACGACCGGGAGTTCTCCTCGTGGAAGTACACCGTCTTCACGCGCGAACTCGAGATCCACGGTCACGACAGCCTCGCGCGCAACATCGCCTCGCAGAGCTTCCCCGACTCGGTCCACATCGAGGCCGAGGTCGAGCAGATCCACGGCGCGGGTCGCGGGAACTGA
- the ftsZ gene encoding cell division protein FtsZ: MDSIIDNAIDEAEDGEATAPDDAAPQGGGSADGGSADGHQTGTMTDDELEDVLQDLQTDITVVGCGGAGGNTINRMHEEGIHGAKLVAANTDVQHLVEIDADTKILMGEEKTGGRGAGSLPQVGEEAALESQQDIYDAIDGSDMVFVTAGLGGGTGTGSAPVVAKAAREAGALTISIVTTPFTAEGEVRRTNAEAGLERLRDVSDTVIVVPNDRLLDSVGKLPVRQAFKVSDEVLMRSVKGITELITKPGLVNLDFADVRTVMERGGVAMIGLGESDSEAKAEDSVKTALRSPLLDVDISGASSALVNVTGGNDMAIEEAEGVVEEIYDRIDPDARIIWGTSIDESLEGSMRTMIVVTGVESPQIYGRPDGEDAVQPEAPAQGEDIDFVE, encoded by the coding sequence ATGGACTCCATAATCGACAACGCGATCGACGAGGCCGAGGACGGGGAGGCCACGGCCCCCGACGACGCCGCGCCACAGGGTGGCGGATCGGCAGACGGCGGCTCAGCAGACGGGCATCAGACGGGAACGATGACCGACGACGAGCTGGAAGACGTCCTGCAGGACCTCCAGACCGACATCACGGTCGTCGGCTGCGGTGGTGCCGGCGGCAACACCATCAACCGCATGCACGAGGAGGGCATCCACGGCGCGAAGCTCGTCGCCGCCAACACGGACGTCCAGCACCTCGTCGAGATCGACGCCGACACGAAGATCCTGATGGGGGAGGAGAAAACGGGCGGACGCGGGGCCGGTTCGCTCCCGCAGGTCGGCGAGGAAGCGGCTCTCGAGAGCCAGCAGGACATTTACGACGCTATCGACGGCTCTGACATGGTCTTCGTCACGGCCGGCCTCGGCGGCGGCACCGGAACCGGCTCCGCACCGGTCGTCGCCAAGGCCGCCCGCGAGGCCGGCGCGCTGACGATTTCGATCGTGACGACGCCGTTTACCGCCGAGGGTGAAGTTCGGCGGACGAACGCCGAAGCGGGCCTCGAGCGCCTGCGCGACGTGAGCGACACCGTCATCGTCGTTCCCAACGACCGCCTGCTCGATTCAGTCGGAAAGCTCCCCGTCCGACAGGCGTTCAAGGTCAGCGACGAGGTGCTGATGCGCTCGGTGAAGGGCATCACGGAACTCATCACGAAACCCGGCCTCGTCAACCTCGACTTCGCCGACGTTCGAACCGTCATGGAACGCGGCGGCGTCGCGATGATCGGCCTGGGCGAATCCGACTCCGAAGCGAAGGCCGAGGATTCGGTCAAGACCGCGCTCCGCTCGCCGCTGCTGGACGTCGACATCTCGGGCGCGAGTTCCGCCCTCGTCAACGTCACCGGCGGCAACGACATGGCCATCGAAGAGGCCGAGGGCGTCGTCGAGGAGATCTACGACCGGATCGACCCCGACGCCCGCATCATCTGGGGGACCTCGATCGACGAGAGCCTCGAGGGCAGCATGCGGACGATGATCGTCGTCACCGGCGTCGAGTCGCCCCAGATCTACGGCCGGCCCGACGGCGAGGACGCCGTCCAGCCCGAAGCGCCCGCGCAAGGCGAGGACATCGACTTCGTCGAGTGA
- a CDS encoding MBL fold metallo-hydrolase → MTDRSDAADPTDETPSIAPESLAERLRSGDELTVLDVRDRDEFERWHLEGEAVTAVQIPHMKFIQAEATGGADELAADLAEPILAVCGRGEASAHAVSLLREAGIDARNLAGGMDAWADLYVARELETDAPATVVQYDRPSSGCLAYAIYSDGEAAVIDPLRAFTDRYVDDAEDRNAPIRYAIDTHVHADHVSGVRTLAERTDAEAVVPEGATDRGLAFDATTIGDAAELRSASPASHARQDGDELRVGDATLTAVATPGHTTESLSYRLEDLLFTGDTLFLEGVGRPDLERGDDGAAHAARRLYETLQGRLLELPDDAIIAPGHYSDAAEPWDNGAFVARMGALRDRVGALSLDEAEFVERVTSDLPPRPANHERIVAANLGLEDVDGETAFELELGPNNCAVAD, encoded by the coding sequence ATGACCGACCGGAGCGACGCCGCCGATCCGACCGACGAGACCCCCTCGATCGCTCCCGAATCGCTGGCCGAGCGGCTGCGATCCGGCGACGAACTGACCGTCCTCGATGTCCGCGACCGCGACGAGTTCGAGCGCTGGCACCTCGAGGGAGAAGCCGTCACGGCCGTCCAAATCCCCCACATGAAGTTCATTCAGGCCGAAGCCACGGGCGGCGCGGACGAGCTTGCGGCCGATCTGGCGGAGCCGATCCTCGCAGTCTGCGGCCGCGGCGAGGCGAGCGCGCACGCCGTCTCCCTCCTCCGGGAGGCGGGCATCGACGCGCGCAACCTCGCCGGCGGGATGGACGCCTGGGCGGATCTGTACGTCGCCCGCGAACTCGAGACCGACGCGCCGGCGACGGTCGTCCAGTACGACCGCCCCTCGAGCGGCTGTCTCGCCTACGCGATCTACAGCGACGGCGAGGCGGCGGTGATCGATCCGCTTCGAGCGTTCACCGATCGGTACGTCGACGACGCAGAGGACCGGAACGCGCCGATCAGGTACGCGATCGACACGCACGTCCACGCCGATCACGTCAGCGGCGTTCGAACCCTCGCGGAACGGACGGACGCCGAAGCAGTCGTCCCCGAGGGCGCGACCGACCGCGGGCTGGCGTTCGACGCGACGACGATCGGCGACGCCGCGGAACTGCGTTCCGCGAGCCCTGCCTCGCACGCTCGGCAGGACGGCGACGAGTTACGGGTCGGCGACGCGACGCTGACCGCGGTCGCAACGCCCGGTCACACGACCGAATCGCTCTCGTACCGACTGGAGGACCTCCTGTTCACCGGCGACACACTCTTTCTCGAGGGTGTCGGCCGGCCGGACCTCGAACGCGGGGACGACGGCGCGGCCCACGCGGCACGCCGGCTGTACGAGACCCTACAGGGTCGCCTCCTCGAGCTGCCCGACGACGCGATCATCGCACCGGGCCACTACAGCGACGCTGCCGAGCCGTGGGACAACGGCGCGTTCGTCGCCAGAATGGGGGCGCTGCGCGATCGAGTCGGGGCGCTCTCGCTGGACGAAGCCGAGTTCGTCGAGCGCGTCACGAGCGACCTGCCGCCGCGGCCGGCCAATCACGAGCGGATCGTCGCAGCGAACCTCGGCCTCGAGGACGTCGACGGGGAGACGGCGTTCGAACTCGAACTCGGGCCGAACAACTGCGCGGTCGCCGACTAA
- a CDS encoding DUF5787 family protein yields the protein MDPHTAEFGFELRSCRWAEREWPPDESASDDRAFVVARQLGTKRRRWDTIVLECDPDALRRRANFGPDRLDGDLLHLVRNAPAEWAYYRDALPHPGYPWRYVREAIHQADDRGILETRKSGNRIEIRRKWTYPDWLERIVAIENKPDLDASAARALGAQLEYDVAMGLADEVWVATRETGERVEPVLFEDLPIEAGILALAPDDLTAEVAWHPRSLAVDEPGTRILERPDGGKRDGSAARFESVDPDWKADKRLAIAERAYERGWRSFVDTMRPDCRHFQLRARDAHQALPYCAAKDRCQTAAECAGSCRDFEPEPPVWRTRGWPIEGGPGKRSQQFLEERRRRRRPGL from the coding sequence GTGGACCCACACACCGCCGAGTTCGGGTTCGAGCTGCGGAGCTGCCGGTGGGCCGAACGCGAGTGGCCCCCGGACGAGTCCGCCAGCGACGACCGCGCGTTCGTCGTCGCCCGCCAGCTCGGGACCAAGCGCCGGCGTTGGGACACCATCGTCCTCGAGTGCGACCCCGATGCCCTCCGCCGCCGCGCGAACTTCGGTCCCGACCGGCTCGATGGCGACCTCCTTCATCTCGTCCGCAATGCCCCCGCCGAATGGGCCTACTACCGCGACGCGCTCCCCCACCCCGGCTATCCGTGGCGCTACGTCCGCGAGGCGATCCACCAAGCCGACGATCGGGGCATCCTCGAGACCCGCAAGTCGGGAAATCGCATCGAGATTCGGCGCAAGTGGACCTATCCGGACTGGCTCGAGCGAATCGTCGCGATCGAGAACAAGCCGGACCTCGACGCCAGCGCCGCCCGCGCGCTCGGCGCGCAACTCGAGTACGACGTCGCGATGGGACTCGCCGACGAGGTCTGGGTCGCGACCCGAGAAACCGGCGAGCGCGTCGAACCGGTTCTCTTCGAGGATCTGCCGATCGAGGCGGGCATCCTCGCGCTCGCACCCGACGACCTCACTGCCGAGGTCGCGTGGCATCCCCGCTCGCTTGCCGTCGACGAGCCGGGAACGCGGATCCTCGAGCGACCCGACGGCGGGAAACGGGACGGGTCAGCCGCCCGGTTCGAGTCCGTCGATCCCGACTGGAAGGCCGACAAACGGCTCGCGATCGCCGAACGCGCCTACGAACGCGGCTGGCGCTCGTTCGTCGACACGATGCGTCCCGACTGCCGACACTTTCAGCTACGCGCTCGAGACGCTCACCAGGCGCTGCCGTACTGCGCCGCCAAGGACCGGTGCCAGACGGCAGCCGAGTGCGCCGGCTCCTGTCGGGACTTCGAACCCGAGCCGCCCGTCTGGCGCACCCGCGGCTGGCCGATCGAGGGCGGCCCCGGAAAACGATCGCAGCAGTTCCTCGAGGAGCGGCGCCGGCGACGGCGGCCGGGACTGTAG
- a CDS encoding MFS transporter, with product MRRVVERVIAPFAVDRRVLALAGARMADGIGNSFLIIVIPLYVTSGIVSGTAFGLGESMITGVILSIFGFLNSSFQPFTGRLSDRLGRRKPFILVGLAGLAVTNIAYVAAETYVSLLVIRGLQGVSVAFIIPSSVALVNELATAGDRGGNMGVYNTFRLVGFGAGPAVAGAVVSRGPYALPGGMTVDGFAAAFYIATITAAISYVLVTVLVSDPESTVANAGADLSIPILDRSGPNLLDPIFTLGVASLFMATAIALFATIQPQVNARLEQGSTWFGLQFAAFIIAQVALQTPIGRACDRYGRRPFIVVGMVLLIPTTLVQGFVLSSAVMFVARLFQGIAAAMVFAPSLALVGDLAGEGESGSKLSVLTMAFGYGIALGPLSSGALVGFGFKVPFVFGTVLAVFGAILVYTQVEETLESTASVPVVGSD from the coding sequence ATGCGGAGAGTCGTCGAGCGGGTTATCGCACCGTTTGCCGTTGACCGACGGGTACTGGCGCTTGCGGGTGCCCGAATGGCGGACGGAATCGGCAACTCGTTTCTGATCATCGTCATTCCGCTGTACGTGACCAGCGGTATCGTGAGCGGGACGGCGTTCGGCCTCGGGGAGTCGATGATCACCGGGGTCATCCTCTCGATCTTCGGCTTCCTCAACAGCAGCTTTCAGCCGTTTACCGGTCGGTTGTCGGACCGGCTCGGGCGGCGCAAGCCGTTCATTCTGGTCGGACTCGCCGGTCTGGCGGTCACGAACATCGCCTACGTCGCCGCGGAGACGTACGTCTCGTTGCTGGTCATCCGCGGGCTACAGGGCGTCAGCGTCGCCTTCATCATTCCGTCGTCGGTCGCGCTCGTGAACGAACTCGCGACGGCCGGCGACCGCGGGGGGAACATGGGCGTCTACAACACCTTTCGACTGGTCGGATTCGGTGCGGGGCCGGCGGTGGCCGGTGCGGTCGTCAGTCGCGGCCCGTACGCGCTCCCCGGCGGGATGACGGTCGACGGGTTCGCCGCCGCCTTCTACATCGCCACGATCACGGCCGCGATCAGTTACGTGCTGGTGACGGTGCTCGTCTCCGATCCGGAGTCGACGGTCGCGAACGCCGGTGCGGATCTCTCGATTCCGATCCTCGATCGGTCGGGACCTAACCTGCTCGATCCGATCTTCACGCTCGGCGTCGCATCGCTGTTCATGGCGACCGCGATCGCGCTGTTTGCGACCATTCAGCCCCAGGTCAACGCGCGCCTCGAGCAGGGGTCGACCTGGTTCGGCCTCCAGTTTGCGGCGTTCATCATCGCCCAGGTCGCGCTGCAGACGCCGATCGGACGGGCCTGCGACCGGTACGGTCGTCGCCCGTTCATCGTCGTCGGAATGGTCCTGTTGATCCCGACGACGCTCGTCCAGGGGTTCGTTCTGTCTTCGGCTGTCATGTTCGTCGCCCGGTTGTTCCAGGGGATCGCGGCCGCGATGGTGTTCGCCCCGTCGCTGGCGCTGGTGGGCGATCTCGCCGGCGAGGGCGAGTCCGGGTCGAAGCTGTCGGTGCTCACGATGGCCTTCGGCTACGGAATCGCCCTCGGGCCGCTGTCCTCGGGTGCACTGGTGGGCTTTGGCTTCAAAGTCCCCTTCGTCTTCGGAACGGTCCTCGCCGTTTTCGGGGCGATTCTGGTCTATACGCAGGTCGAGGAGACGCTCGAGTCGACGGCCTCGGTGCCGGTCGTCGGGAGCGATTGA
- a CDS encoding bis(5'-nucleosyl)-tetraphosphatase, whose translation MAVEATSAGAILFRDTRGRREYLLLKSRPGDWEFPKGGVEGDEELQQTAIREVTEEAGIEQFRLLDGFRKDYDYVFEANGKTIHKTVHLFIAKSFEASAELSNEHRDLQWRDYDQAINTVTQDGPREILEDAHEFLDERKEEEDEE comes from the coding sequence ATGGCAGTCGAAGCTACGAGCGCAGGCGCGATCCTCTTCCGCGATACGCGGGGCCGGCGCGAGTATCTTCTACTCAAGAGCCGCCCAGGCGATTGGGAGTTTCCCAAGGGCGGTGTCGAAGGAGATGAAGAACTTCAGCAGACGGCGATCCGCGAAGTAACGGAAGAGGCAGGTATCGAACAGTTCAGACTACTCGACGGCTTCCGCAAGGACTACGACTACGTCTTCGAGGCGAACGGCAAGACGATCCACAAGACCGTTCACCTCTTCATCGCGAAGTCGTTCGAGGCCAGCGCGGAGCTATCGAACGAGCATCGCGACCTCCAGTGGCGCGATTACGACCAGGCGATCAACACCGTCACGCAGGACGGCCCTCGAGAGATCCTCGAGGACGCCCACGAGTTCCTCGACGAACGCAAGGAGGAGGAGGACGAAGAGTAG
- a CDS encoding DUF5797 family protein — protein MTLSEEAKDRLADVVELQPTKNSELQERWEMDSGSEVHQFLENELGDYYFRDDNSLIRATAEAAELVDVEPGIESDPDDGAPSKIRVPELQARIVAVLAGPEEESESVVSVLHKLRDEYAVDAEAEDVRSGLQSLRRKGVVEVEYRTVPTFRLAVERDDLEVAVSD, from the coding sequence ATGACGCTCTCGGAGGAGGCCAAGGATCGGTTGGCGGACGTGGTGGAGCTACAGCCGACGAAGAATTCCGAACTGCAGGAGCGCTGGGAGATGGACAGCGGCAGCGAGGTCCACCAGTTCCTCGAGAACGAACTCGGCGACTACTACTTTCGGGACGACAACAGCCTGATCCGGGCGACCGCGGAAGCGGCCGAGCTGGTCGACGTCGAGCCGGGGATCGAGAGCGATCCCGACGACGGAGCCCCGTCCAAAATCCGCGTTCCCGAACTGCAAGCGCGGATCGTCGCCGTCCTCGCCGGGCCCGAGGAAGAGTCAGAGAGCGTCGTCTCGGTGCTGCACAAGCTCCGAGACGAGTACGCCGTCGATGCCGAGGCCGAGGACGTCCGTTCGGGTCTCCAGAGCCTGCGTCGCAAGGGCGTCGTCGAGGTCGAGTACCGGACCGTGCCGACGTTCCGGCTGGCGGTCGAGCGCGACGACCTCGAGGTCGCCGTCTCCGACTGA
- a CDS encoding geranylgeranyl reductase family protein — MSTQEQSAATTTTGTQSPDAVVVGAGTAGCYAAATIAREGYDVVVLERKSETEAGHIACGDALKGADAFPEAIPKSKLEPAFTNTGVDHGRFEIPQEDTVLEIPVPGELAVIDRWEYGRRIIDGAEDTGVDFHYDTVVKNVVQNDDGRVTGVETIRKGEPLEYESDIVIDAAGSLSVLQDNVDFSDSTFDTNVNYSHFCSAYREIVHVEDPVEWDDALVFKPTERAAGYLWYFPRTDTEINAGLGFQMTEEPMQLVDDLKRDLENRPEFEGAEVEDKLGAALPTRRPYDSAVHPGYMAIGDAAGHVNPTTGGGIAGAAYGGKYAAEQAIEALETGDYSEDTFWAYNEKVMEHFGARYAALDVYNILSTAVDVDDLMGLLAAMPGDKLAEALYSGSTDIGLKLKLEALVKSRGHWGTIWNLYRTKRRADELLAHYENYPTSPAGLAGWQDRRDELMEKVYETTGADPKY; from the coding sequence ATGAGTACGCAGGAACAGTCGGCCGCTACTACGACGACGGGAACGCAGTCGCCGGACGCTGTCGTCGTCGGAGCCGGCACTGCAGGGTGCTACGCCGCAGCGACCATCGCACGGGAAGGGTACGACGTCGTCGTCCTCGAGCGAAAGTCCGAGACCGAAGCCGGCCACATCGCCTGCGGGGACGCGCTGAAGGGTGCCGACGCCTTCCCCGAGGCGATTCCGAAATCGAAACTCGAGCCGGCCTTCACCAACACCGGCGTCGATCACGGTCGCTTCGAGATTCCACAGGAGGACACCGTCCTCGAGATTCCGGTCCCGGGCGAGCTCGCCGTCATCGACCGGTGGGAGTACGGCCGGCGGATCATCGACGGCGCCGAAGACACCGGCGTCGACTTTCACTACGACACCGTCGTCAAAAACGTCGTCCAGAACGACGACGGCCGCGTCACGGGCGTCGAGACGATCCGCAAGGGGGAGCCGCTCGAGTACGAGTCCGATATCGTCATCGACGCCGCGGGCTCGCTGTCGGTGCTCCAGGACAACGTCGACTTTTCGGACTCCACGTTCGACACGAACGTCAACTACAGTCACTTCTGTTCGGCCTACCGCGAGATCGTTCACGTCGAGGACCCCGTCGAATGGGACGACGCACTCGTCTTCAAGCCCACCGAGCGCGCGGCGGGCTACCTCTGGTACTTCCCGCGGACCGACACCGAGATCAACGCCGGCCTGGGCTTCCAGATGACCGAGGAGCCGATGCAATTAGTCGACGACCTCAAACGCGACCTCGAGAACCGCCCCGAGTTCGAGGGTGCCGAAGTCGAGGACAAACTCGGCGCGGCGCTACCCACTCGGCGGCCCTACGACTCCGCCGTCCATCCGGGCTACATGGCCATCGGCGACGCCGCCGGCCACGTCAACCCGACCACGGGCGGCGGCATCGCCGGTGCCGCCTACGGCGGCAAGTACGCCGCCGAGCAGGCCATCGAGGCCCTCGAGACCGGCGACTACAGCGAGGACACCTTCTGGGCGTACAACGAGAAGGTGATGGAGCACTTCGGCGCGCGCTACGCCGCGCTGGACGTCTACAACATCCTCTCGACGGCCGTCGACGTCGACGACCTGATGGGACTGCTCGCCGCGATGCCCGGCGACAAACTCGCCGAAGCGCTGTACTCCGGCAGCACGGACATCGGGCTCAAACTCAAACTCGAGGCCCTGGTCAAGAGTCGCGGTCACTGGGGAACCATCTGGAACCTCTACCGGACCAAGCGCCGCGCCGACGAACTGCTCGCCCACTACGAGAACTATCCGACCAGCCCCGCGGGACTCGCGGGCTGGCAGGACCGCCGCGACGAACTCATGGAGAAGGTCTACGAGACGACCGGGGCTGACCCAAAGTACTAA
- a CDS encoding rubrerythrin family protein gives MDAAEFRDAVEESMETELERLGSSKLLVALTDADLTAETVLWTVADSERAATGTFEDWTDDERDEEAREAFAEFRDQERDHYDRVTALIEGDHEFDGDDAGPMHDELRSLESTAARLGGVVGRSLVGDRTHLQVVSFFVNEGDERRADCFRELRSDTAAQGERAAALLESVCAEDEDWERARAAEEVIEAAYDAYAGSLDDLGIDPKPIC, from the coding sequence ATGGACGCCGCCGAATTCCGGGACGCGGTCGAGGAATCGATGGAGACCGAACTCGAGCGGCTCGGGTCGTCCAAACTGCTCGTCGCGCTCACTGACGCGGACCTGACGGCGGAGACTGTCCTCTGGACGGTCGCCGACAGCGAACGCGCCGCAACGGGGACGTTCGAGGACTGGACCGACGACGAGAGGGACGAAGAGGCCCGCGAGGCGTTCGCCGAGTTCCGCGACCAGGAGCGCGACCACTACGACCGGGTCACAGCGTTGATCGAGGGCGACCACGAGTTCGACGGCGACGACGCGGGGCCGATGCACGACGAACTGCGATCGCTCGAGTCGACGGCGGCGCGTCTCGGCGGGGTCGTCGGACGGTCGCTGGTCGGCGACCGGACGCACCTGCAGGTGGTGAGCTTCTTCGTCAACGAGGGCGACGAGCGACGGGCCGACTGCTTTCGGGAGCTGCGATCCGACACGGCCGCGCAGGGTGAGCGGGCGGCCGCGCTGCTCGAGAGCGTCTGTGCAGAGGACGAGGACTGGGAGCGTGCACGGGCGGCCGAGGAGGTAATCGAGGCCGCATACGACGCGTACGCGGGTTCGCTGGACGACCTCGGGATCGATCCGAAACCGATCTGCTGA
- a CDS encoding amidohydrolase, translated as MTADDLVSLRRDLHRKPEPAWCELYTTARIVDELESRLGDDLAELHVGPDAIAGEHRMAVPDDADLTHWYERARDAGVDEDTLERLEGGHTGAVAVLERGEGPTVGLRVDIDGLPRAESDDPAHLPVAEGFRSEHEGAMHACGHDAHATIGIGVLERVAQSDFRGTLKVFFQPAEEVVGGGKSMAESEHIEDVDALLAVHIGLDHPTGEIVAGIDGFLAVSHLEAEFTGESAHAGGHPEQGRNAVQAMATAVQNLYGIPRHNDGKTRVNAGVVEGGSAANVIPDEARIVAEVRGETTELMEYMKRRTRRVLRSAAQMHDCEVEIETGAEAPSATSDQELVSVVADVAGETAGVKRVLERDDLGGSEDATFLMRKVQENGGRACYVGVGTDHPGGHHTATFDVDEASIGHGIDVLAGSIERISRQQS; from the coding sequence ATGACCGCAGACGACCTGGTCTCGCTTCGCCGAGACCTCCACCGAAAGCCCGAGCCCGCCTGGTGTGAATTATATACGACCGCACGGATCGTCGACGAGCTCGAGTCTCGACTGGGCGACGACCTCGCCGAACTCCACGTCGGCCCCGACGCCATCGCGGGCGAGCATCGGATGGCGGTCCCCGACGACGCCGACCTCACCCACTGGTACGAACGCGCTCGAGATGCGGGGGTCGACGAGGACACCCTCGAGCGGCTCGAGGGCGGCCACACGGGCGCGGTCGCCGTTCTCGAGCGCGGCGAGGGGCCGACCGTCGGCCTCCGCGTCGATATCGACGGATTGCCGCGGGCGGAGTCCGATGACCCCGCTCACCTCCCCGTCGCCGAGGGATTTCGCTCCGAGCACGAGGGCGCGATGCACGCTTGCGGCCACGACGCTCACGCGACGATCGGGATCGGTGTGCTCGAGCGGGTCGCTCAGAGCGATTTCCGGGGCACGCTGAAGGTATTCTTCCAGCCCGCAGAGGAGGTCGTCGGCGGCGGGAAGTCGATGGCCGAGAGCGAACACATCGAAGACGTCGACGCCCTGCTCGCGGTGCACATCGGGCTCGACCATCCGACCGGCGAGATCGTCGCCGGCATCGACGGCTTTCTGGCGGTGTCGCACCTCGAGGCCGAGTTCACGGGCGAATCGGCACACGCCGGTGGCCACCCAGAGCAGGGGCGCAACGCCGTGCAGGCGATGGCGACGGCCGTCCAGAACCTGTACGGGATTCCCCGGCACAACGACGGCAAGACGCGCGTTAACGCGGGCGTCGTCGAGGGCGGCAGCGCCGCGAACGTCATCCCCGACGAGGCGCGGATCGTCGCCGAAGTTCGAGGTGAGACGACCGAGCTGATGGAATACATGAAGCGCCGAACCCGACGGGTACTCCGGAGCGCGGCCCAGATGCACGACTGCGAGGTCGAAATCGAAACCGGTGCGGAGGCCCCGAGTGCGACGAGCGATCAGGAACTCGTCTCGGTCGTCGCCGACGTCGCGGGCGAGACGGCCGGCGTGAAGCGCGTTCTCGAGCGCGACGATCTCGGCGGCAGCGAGGACGCGACCTTTCTCATGCGCAAAGTGCAGGAAAACGGCGGTCGTGCCTGCTACGTCGGCGTCGGCACCGACCACCCCGGCGGCCACCACACCGCGACGTTCGACGTCGACGAGGCGAGTATCGGCCACGGGATCGACGTGCTTGCGGGATCAATCGAGCGGATTAGCCGTCAACAATCCTGA